GTggtatttcaaatgttttaatgtataaattGTGTTACGGGTCATAGGTACTCATTAGTATGCAGCATAATTTATTCACGTTCGATATACTCTTATATAGATATCAAACATTACATATTATAATTCCTTAAAATCTGCTGTGGTGGaaataaatgaacacataaaatctccctgaaagaaaatcagtatttctTGGGAAGAACCAAGATTCCCTGATAGAAACTACCCTATGTAGAGGATAAAGTAggtcttcaataaatattagctggttTACTGCTTTTCCCAAGGATACATCTAGAGGGTCTGCATTCCTTTCCCATTGGTGCTGCCTGACCACAGAACTAGCTCTTTCCGTGACATCTCACCTAAACCCCAGTCCCGGCTAAGTCCTGACACATATGACAAGAGGCTGCCACCTGGTGGATACAGAATGGACTTCATGAAATGGCCGGGACGTAAGTCACTCCAGTTGGTGGAAGTGGCAATAGGGTGAGAGATAGGGAAGCAGgagtgaggaggaaaaaaatggagacaCAGGCAAAGGAAGGAGCTCCATCTCTGAGATGGAGGTAGGAAAAAAGGGACTGTGTCTGAGACTGGAGAAtggcttccctctccttccttctgagGCTAGAAGCAAGAGGAAAGAGACTAGAGCTTGCATTAAGGGAAATGCAAGACTGAGAAAAGAAAGCAGGTCTAGCTGATCTCCATTTAGCAAGCTAAAGTAATAGTCGCTGGGTGTCAGCGGCCACCCCAGCAACTCTCTGTTCCACGTTTCCATCTGGGGAATCCATGTGATTTTGGGGAGGCTGACCCCACCCTTTTCCCCAAAGGTGTAGTCCATGAAGTAGAATAAGCAAACGAGCCTGTAGCATCCTCCTGGCCACAGTGATTGGCCAGGGGTGGACATGTGACCCAGGCCTAATCCGTGTGAATGGTAGGGCTTTTGCTGGGGTTTCCGGCACCAAGATGCCTTCTTTTTCTGATTGGACATAAATGGGGAAACGTGGTCCTAGGAATGCTGGCAGCCATGAAGTGGCCCAGACTTAAGATGGTCCTACAGAAGATACAACAGTGAGAAAGAAGTTAGTCTGGTATTTAGAGACGTACTGAGTCAGGCTTCACCTGGAGCCAGCGCTACCTGTAGTTACAGGAACCAGTAAGTCGTTTTTATGTTAAGCCAGTGTGAAGTAGGTTTTCCATGATTTAAAACCGAAAGATCCCTAAGCTATACATTCAGCATACTTAGCCCATTCCTACCTTCCCACAGGATAGCACAGGGATACAGGTAAGGTCACTACAGATTTATTGGTTACACTAAAGCCAAGGGTATCAAGCTGAAAAGGTTAGAGGCAGCAACCAGGTACTAGGTAGACTGGTCTGTACAGAGGAGAATGGActtccttaaggaaaagaacagcCAAATGAGAAGCGAGTGCAGAGAAGGGCTCCTACTCGGCCAAGTTAATGTATGGATATAAACACTCTTTCCACAGACCTCTATCATGGGGGTGTTGCTTTGGGGTCTTTATGCTCCTGGGATAAGGAACTTTGAAGCACATGCTCCTTTAAGTCTTTGTTACCCTGTGCCGCAGTGCCTGCCTCTCCCTTTGCCAATGGAAAAGCCTCCTTTTGGCTTCTGCTGCCCTTGATGACACTCACTTTCGAGGGGACCAAGGGAATTTTATCTTCTGCTTCTTTGGTATGCCGGGAACTGGGGCCCCTTCCTCCTTTGGAAACAGTACCATCTTCCTGACCCTGGGCAAGCACTGCCCCCCTTTCGGCCTCTCCCATTGGCCCTGGCCTCTCTGCTCCTCTAGCTGAGTTGCCTTCCCCTCCTGAGCCCCAAGTCTCCCATGGTAACCTTGAGGACTGGGCAGAGTCCACGGCAGTTGCTGACTTCTGAGGGGCAGCGTTCCTTTCCCCACTTCCACCTGACTTTTTTCGAGGGCGCCCCCGTTTCCTTTTGGCATCACCTGCTGTATCCTCTACATCCTGCTTCGCTGCTTTAGCTGGTGGGTCCTGCCCACTGGCCTCACTCACAAGTACTTCAGCTGTCCTCTTGACACCCTTGTCATGAGGTCCTGGGTCACCACCTATGCCTACCTCTCTGTTCTCTGTGCCCCGGGGCTGAGTGAGTCCCGCAGGTGGAGCtcgcccaggcccaggcccaggtccAGGTGCAGGCAAAGCAGGAACAGTTGGTAAGATCATGTTAATGATAGGCACAGCTGCCGGGGGTGCCCCGGCCCTACTAGACAGAGGCAGCGTAGCCACTTTCAGGGCACCTGAAGGAAGCCTGGGGGCCAGGATAGGTGGAGAGACTGGGATTGGCGGAATAAGCGAGCGAGGGGCCCGGGGAAGGAGCAGAGGCAGCCGAGCCACTAGGGCATTAACCTGCAGGTTATTGGCTCCTGGAGCCGAGCTCTCAACTGCACTCTTCTTCCGCTCTCCACGTGCTAGAGGGCCAGCCCCAGCTCGGGCTTCCAGATCCTTAGGAGGctaaaaagtaaagagaagaaCACAGTAAGGTGTGAAGACTGAATACTGTAGGAAACATAGATGCCAGAGGCCCCGGAGGTGGAAAAGCATGGGACCTAACAGGAGAAGGATATACTAAGCCCGCAGCCCAGGACAGCAAAGTCAGGGTATTGACGTCCTTACCTGGGCTGGTCTCTCCAGTTTCTTGTGGGCTCCACCCTCTGGGTTCTCTAGACCATTCTTGGATTTAGACAACCGTTCCCGAGGTGCATGTTCATCCTCTTCTGCAGAGGTGCCGAAAAGGTAATAAAGTGAAGGTGAGGAGGAAataggaataggggagggaggcGATTCTGATTGACTGGTAGGGACAGGATGCTAAAGCATGTCTTAGAAGGTTCTCCAGAAAGAGAGGGCAAATCCAAGGTGTCTCTATTCTAGTGTGCGTGGGAGGGACAATGAAGCTGAAGGTGGCTTAGGGTTGCTGAGACGTAAGAGGGGGTCCACCCACCAGCAAGCCCCATGGCCTTAAGCACATGGGCATGTGCAGATCGGGCAGAGATGAGGTGCTGCTGTAGCAGGAAGCGGGCGACCTCCACGATGGAGCTGAAGGACCGCTTCAGGATCCGCTCGGCCCAGTCACAGGTCAGAGCACAGGCTGCCTCCACCAGTTCATCGCGAGGTGCTGGGGTTACTTCTGGGCCCATTTCTGGCTGAAGTAGGGAAGGACATGCCCAATCACACTCTAAATTAAAGAATCCTTGCCCCCTCTCTTGCCAGAGACCAAAGACTATTGACCAAAGCTGAGACCAGACTGGGGATGGGAGTATCCTCTACCTATCCCATTGCAGAAACCCACAAGTTCTCTTCATCCTCTGCTTCAGCTATAGGGTTGGCAGAAGCTGATCCTGCTCATAAGCTATGTTCATAATGACTGAGGCTGTTAGCCCTCAGAACATGCCCCAAagacctgactttttttttttttgagacggagtttcgctctggttacccaggctggagtgtaatggcgcgatctcggctcaccgcaacctgcgcctcttgggttcaggcaattctcctgcctccgtctcctgagtagctgggattacaggcacacgccaccatgcccagctaattttttgtatttttagtagagacggggtttcagcatgttaaccaggatggtctcgatctcttgacctcgtgatccacccgcctcggcctcccaaagtgctgggattacaggcgtgagccaccgcgcccagcccagacctCTGACTTTTACCTGGTAGAGAAGAGTGGAATTGGAGGGTGATTTGGTACTTACGCTCTCAGAACCCTTTAGGTCAAGTCCAGGCAGGGGTGGCATAGACACCAGGGTCTTCCTTCGTATCCCGCTGTAGCAGTATCTGATGCCAGTTAAGGAGCAGCCAATATATGGCGATCTCCAAGCCCCTCGAGCAAGTTAAGCTCTTCCACTCC
The DNA window shown above is from Callithrix jacchus isolate 240 chromosome 18, calJac240_pri, whole genome shotgun sequence and carries:
- the RFX5 gene encoding DNA-binding protein RFX5 — translated: MAEDEPDAKSPKTGGRAPPGGAEAGEPTTLLQRLRGTISKAVQNKVEGILQDVQKFSDNDKLYLYLQLPSGPSTGDKSSEPSTLSNEEYMYAYRWIRNHLEEHTDTCLPKQSVYDAYRKYCESLACCRPLSTANFGKIIREIFPDIKARRLGGRGQSKYCYSGIRRKTLVSMPPLPGLDLKGSESPEMGPEVTPAPRDELVEAACALTCDWAERILKRSFSSIVEVARFLLQQHLISARSAHAHVLKAMGLAEEDEHAPRERLSKSKNGLENPEGGAHKKLERPAQPPKDLEARAGAGPLARGERKKSAVESSAPGANNLQVNALVARLPLLLPRAPRSLIPPIPVSPPILAPRLPSGALKVATLPLSSRAGAPPAAVPIINMILPTVPALPAPGPGPGPGRAPPAGLTQPRGTENREVGIGGDPGPHDKGVKRTAEVLVSEASGQDPPAKAAKQDVEDTAGDAKRKRGRPRKKSGGSGERNAAPQKSATAVDSAQSSRLPWETWGSGGEGNSARGAERPGPMGEAERGAVLAQGQEDGTVSKGGRGPSSRHTKEAEDKIPLVPSKVSVIKGSRSQKEAFPLAKGEAGTAAQGNKDLKEHVLQSSLSQEHKDPKATPP